In uncultured Cohaesibacter sp., a genomic segment contains:
- a CDS encoding DNA adenine methylase encodes MFEAVAPVKPVAPYIGGKIKLAKHIASRINSIAHSNYVEPFVGMGGIFFRRASRPKCEVINDISRDVITLFRILQRHYPQFLEVLKFQLTSRSEFERLKATDPNTLTDLERAARFLYLQRTSFAGKVHGSTYGVSLRPARFDLTKLVPMLEDVHERLSGVTIECLPYADCIKRYDRPDTLFYLDPPYWQCEDYYGKGIFGPEDFLQLADQLRSLKGRFLFSINDVPEIREIFSGFDIEEVSLSYSANSKGSTQACELVIGN; translated from the coding sequence ATGTTTGAAGCTGTCGCTCCTGTTAAACCTGTTGCCCCCTATATCGGTGGTAAAATCAAACTCGCCAAACATATCGCCAGCCGTATCAACTCCATCGCTCATTCCAACTATGTGGAGCCCTTTGTTGGTATGGGCGGTATCTTCTTCCGGCGTGCATCGCGCCCGAAATGCGAAGTAATCAATGACATCTCGAGGGATGTCATCACCTTGTTTCGCATTCTTCAGCGCCACTATCCGCAGTTTCTGGAAGTTCTGAAGTTCCAGCTCACCAGCCGGTCTGAGTTTGAACGACTCAAAGCCACTGATCCGAACACCCTGACGGATCTGGAACGTGCTGCCCGGTTTCTCTATCTCCAGCGCACGTCCTTTGCGGGCAAGGTTCACGGCAGCACCTATGGCGTTTCCCTTCGGCCTGCACGCTTTGACCTCACAAAACTGGTGCCTATGCTGGAAGATGTCCATGAGCGCCTCTCTGGCGTCACCATTGAGTGTTTACCCTATGCCGACTGCATCAAGCGCTATGATCGGCCCGACACGCTGTTCTATCTCGATCCGCCATATTGGCAATGCGAGGACTATTACGGCAAAGGCATCTTCGGCCCGGAAGACTTCCTGCAGTTGGCCGATCAGCTCCGCAGCCTCAAAGGCCGCTTCCTATTCTCAATCAATGATGTTCCCGAGATAAGAGAAATCTTCTCGGGCTTCGATATCGAAGAGGTGAGCCTTAGCTACTCGGCCAACAGCAAAGGCTCCACGCAGGCATGTGAGCTTGTGATCGGGAACTAG
- a CDS encoding alpha/beta fold hydrolase, translated as MHTKLNYVTMGGGEGAPVVFLHGFGGDVTGWLNFQVGLSASWRSIAFDLPGHGGSLDYPKTCNAVVAAKAVIDDLERLGESKCHLVGHSMGGATATIIALRRPDLVASLTLVAPGGFGLEVNADLLRQYAELQDEAGLQLVLSQFFGADFRMPRAMVQHAARQRSDPRVHESLMQTVEAIVDGKQQKKLPVEELASLSVPIKVIWGRQDHVVPVRQCEGLPAMVAVHVFEKAGHMVHLEASRDVLALIRQCIRSAR; from the coding sequence ATGCATACCAAACTGAATTATGTAACCATGGGGGGAGGAGAGGGGGCTCCTGTTGTGTTTCTGCACGGGTTTGGTGGTGATGTTACGGGGTGGCTGAATTTTCAAGTCGGATTGTCTGCGTCCTGGCGGTCCATTGCCTTTGATCTGCCCGGACATGGTGGATCGCTTGACTATCCGAAAACCTGCAATGCTGTGGTGGCTGCAAAAGCGGTGATTGATGATCTTGAGCGGCTGGGCGAAAGCAAATGTCATCTGGTGGGGCATTCCATGGGGGGCGCGACGGCGACCATCATTGCCTTGCGGCGGCCCGATCTGGTGGCTTCATTGACGCTGGTGGCGCCGGGTGGGTTCGGCCTTGAGGTCAATGCCGATCTGCTCCGGCAATATGCTGAGCTGCAGGATGAGGCCGGGTTGCAGCTGGTGTTGTCACAGTTTTTCGGGGCGGATTTCCGAATGCCTCGGGCAATGGTTCAGCATGCGGCCCGGCAACGCTCTGATCCGAGGGTGCATGAAAGCCTGATGCAGACGGTTGAGGCTATTGTTGACGGCAAGCAGCAGAAAAAGCTGCCGGTTGAAGAGCTCGCCTCCCTGTCCGTGCCGATCAAGGTGATATGGGGGCGGCAGGATCATGTGGTTCCGGTGCGGCAATGCGAAGGTTTGCCCGCGATGGTGGCTGTCCATGTTTTCGAGAAGGCTGGCCATATGGTGCATCTGGAAGCCAGCCGCGATGTGCTGGCTCTGATCCGTCAGTGCATTCGTTCGGCGCGATAG
- a CDS encoding phage baseplate assembly protein V, translating into MTERFRNNEKNSPYRRGTVKEIKKGRIRVTFGDEDETDSFWLNANQSGTGANKSWSMPNVGEQVNCLIDWDGEDGCVLGSCWNSEDSAPSDDPGVEHKVFASGMEMIIDRASGNVTIKGFNSAVMEGSDLHITANVKVTGDFQAEGGVFTHNGQTVGDDHKHLDVLPGPSKTGVPG; encoded by the coding sequence ATGACTGAGCGCTTTCGCAACAATGAGAAGAATTCGCCCTATCGGCGAGGGACCGTCAAGGAAATCAAGAAGGGGCGAATCCGCGTCACCTTTGGCGATGAAGACGAAACCGACAGTTTCTGGCTAAATGCCAACCAGAGCGGAACCGGCGCCAACAAGAGCTGGTCCATGCCCAATGTCGGCGAGCAAGTCAATTGCCTCATTGACTGGGATGGCGAGGACGGCTGCGTTCTCGGCTCCTGCTGGAACAGTGAAGACAGCGCGCCATCGGATGATCCGGGTGTCGAGCATAAGGTCTTTGCCAGCGGCATGGAGATGATCATAGACCGGGCGAGTGGCAACGTCACGATCAAAGGGTTCAACTCGGCTGTGATGGAAGGCTCAGACCTGCATATTACTGCCAATGTCAAGGTAACTGGTGATTTCCAAGCAGAAGGCGGGGTCTTCACCCATAACGGCCAGACGGTCGGGGATGATCACAAGCATCTGGATGTGCTGCCGGGACCGAGCAAGACTGGGGTGCCGGGGTGA
- a CDS encoding GFA family protein, translated as MVDCCGRLILEQHTRGGCLCGAVKFHISGDFESFFLCHCSRCRKDSGSAHSANLFSSSSSITWLFGEENVKVFKLPGTRHTKCFCTICGSALPFYQSNGDILVVPAGSLDSPVSLRPNAHICFSMRANWDNELASLEKIDELPS; from the coding sequence ATGGTTGATTGTTGTGGGAGGCTAATTTTGGAACAACACACGAGGGGTGGGTGCCTATGTGGCGCTGTGAAGTTTCATATCTCGGGCGACTTCGAGAGCTTTTTTCTTTGTCACTGCTCACGATGCCGAAAGGATAGCGGCTCTGCACATTCGGCAAACTTGTTTTCTTCCTCTTCATCGATCACTTGGCTGTTCGGTGAGGAAAATGTCAAAGTATTTAAGCTTCCAGGAACACGGCACACGAAGTGTTTCTGCACTATATGCGGCTCTGCATTGCCGTTCTATCAAAGCAACGGTGATATACTCGTAGTACCCGCAGGATCACTTGACTCCCCAGTCAGCTTGCGACCAAACGCGCATATTTGCTTTTCGATGCGCGCAAATTGGGACAACGAACTTGCTTCGCTGGAGAAGATCGACGAACTTCCCAGTTAA
- a CDS encoding phage tail protein, whose translation MTDQNTKRGIPLKAIPPGINDDRTRTFVRAFNAMADRLDFTSLLMRTGDETSDEALPLAAHDRSLEEFLPPDGLPPEATRRLIDSAWELHERKGTDGGVILGQSLLGIQPHITQWYEQEPVGHHDTHQVTVYVNEHLYADEAMLLNEKIQRASLKMIDATKRWSQESSFALGVGLETELGLGLSGQAVGLARAEGETKLPVMGSSVGLGAATRAFGFVSRAGETNLPVMGSDIGLAVKGQAIMFLKMEGELQ comes from the coding sequence ATGACTGATCAAAACACCAAGCGTGGTATTCCGCTCAAAGCCATTCCTCCAGGCATAAATGATGATCGAACCCGCACTTTCGTTCGCGCCTTTAATGCGATGGCAGACCGTCTCGATTTTACTTCTCTCCTGATGCGCACTGGTGACGAGACATCCGATGAAGCTCTGCCGCTTGCCGCTCATGATCGGTCACTGGAAGAGTTCCTGCCCCCTGATGGATTACCACCAGAAGCGACCCGCCGATTGATCGACAGTGCTTGGGAACTCCATGAACGCAAGGGTACTGACGGCGGCGTTATTCTTGGGCAAAGCCTGCTTGGTATCCAGCCCCACATTACCCAGTGGTACGAGCAGGAACCCGTCGGGCACCATGATACGCATCAAGTCACCGTATATGTGAATGAGCATCTTTATGCTGACGAAGCCATGCTGCTGAATGAGAAGATTCAGCGGGCAAGCCTCAAAATGATCGATGCAACGAAGCGATGGAGCCAAGAGAGCAGCTTTGCGCTCGGTGTTGGCCTTGAGACCGAGCTTGGTCTCGGGCTTTCCGGGCAGGCGGTTGGCCTGGCTCGCGCCGAAGGTGAGACAAAGTTACCCGTGATGGGCAGCTCGGTGGGGCTTGGCGCTGCGACGAGGGCGTTTGGTTTCGTCTCTCGCGCTGGCGAGACAAATTTGCCTGTCATGGGCTCTGATATCGGACTGGCCGTCAAAGGCCAGGCAATCATGTTTTTGAAAATGGAAGGGGAGCTGCAATGA
- a CDS encoding contractile injection system protein, VgrG/Pvc8 family encodes MSQLAEPAVSLIINGIDVGSDFAPFLLDFTWTDNLHGKADEVAVRLRDDTGLWRGAWRPDEGDIVEASIGYKGGLMMPCGSYQVDIPDASGSRGNDSVCFRATSAFPEKDQRTQKSKGSEKTNLKKIITETAETLGYTVSGDIEDIKFDYKRQRRERDLAYIRRLAEDFGYFVSIKHKQLVFYKREDLEQQGPVKTFELTAPTKITRWQAKDQSSKTYKKAKVCYLDPTSKKLIKGEVQDLASKSGDVLKIDERVENEEQAKKLAKGRLAKANENKRTAGLSLVGDPTLVAGLVVALGSTFGRYAGSYLIHKATHSVKRGNYTTRLDLKGI; translated from the coding sequence ATGAGCCAGCTTGCTGAACCCGCCGTCTCCTTGATCATCAACGGCATCGATGTCGGATCAGACTTCGCACCCTTCCTTCTGGACTTCACCTGGACTGATAATCTGCACGGCAAGGCGGATGAGGTTGCCGTGCGGTTGCGTGATGATACCGGCCTCTGGCGCGGAGCATGGCGTCCAGACGAAGGCGATATCGTTGAGGCGAGCATTGGCTACAAAGGCGGTTTAATGATGCCCTGCGGCTCCTATCAGGTCGACATCCCGGATGCCAGCGGCTCACGCGGCAACGATAGTGTGTGTTTCAGGGCCACGTCAGCCTTCCCAGAAAAGGATCAGCGCACCCAGAAGAGCAAGGGCTCTGAGAAGACAAACCTCAAGAAGATCATTACCGAAACGGCTGAAACCCTTGGCTATACGGTTTCGGGCGATATCGAAGACATCAAGTTCGACTACAAGCGCCAGCGCCGAGAGCGGGATCTTGCCTATATCAGGCGGCTGGCTGAGGATTTCGGATATTTCGTCTCCATCAAGCATAAGCAGCTCGTTTTTTACAAACGGGAAGATCTGGAACAACAAGGGCCGGTCAAGACATTCGAGTTGACCGCTCCCACCAAAATCACCCGTTGGCAGGCAAAAGATCAGTCCTCCAAGACCTACAAGAAGGCCAAGGTTTGCTATCTCGATCCAACCTCCAAGAAGCTTATCAAGGGTGAAGTGCAGGATCTTGCTTCCAAATCTGGCGACGTGCTGAAGATCGATGAGCGGGTGGAAAATGAGGAGCAGGCCAAGAAACTGGCAAAGGGCCGGTTGGCCAAGGCCAATGAGAACAAACGCACGGCCGGCCTGTCGTTGGTAGGAGATCCCACCTTGGTGGCTGGCCTCGTTGTTGCTCTTGGCTCCACCTTTGGCCGCTATGCGGGTTCCTACCTCATTCACAAAGCCACCCATTCCGTCAAACGCGGCAACTACACCACCAGACTTGATCTCAAGGGGATTTGA
- a CDS encoding metallophosphoesterase translates to MFRLAHISDPHLGPLPEATAWQLANKRIFGYVNWRRNRKGVLTTDTLDNLIKDLQQQKPDHLAVTGDLVNLALPAEIANARRWLTTLGAPEDVSVIPGNHDAYVPNARMKAEEAWRPFMSGDVAHSGPLTFPYLRVRGNVAIIGVNSARATLPLMATGFFRRTQARALAKLLDECREKGLFRVVMIHHPPLRRSTHWHKRLIGGARFRKTLSRHGAELVLHGHTHLLTKKTAAGPDGPIPVICVPSASQGLGNSHKPPARFNLFEIDGEAGNWTCRLIERGYSSEDKVISELGNQMLTIPNA, encoded by the coding sequence ATGTTTAGACTGGCGCATATATCAGACCCCCATCTTGGCCCTCTGCCGGAAGCAACAGCCTGGCAATTGGCAAACAAGCGGATTTTCGGCTACGTCAACTGGCGTCGAAATCGCAAGGGCGTTCTGACGACCGATACCCTCGACAATCTGATCAAGGATCTGCAACAGCAAAAGCCAGATCATCTGGCAGTAACCGGCGATCTGGTCAATCTGGCATTGCCCGCCGAAATTGCCAACGCCCGTCGCTGGCTGACGACACTCGGAGCCCCGGAAGATGTTTCCGTGATCCCGGGCAACCATGATGCCTATGTCCCCAATGCCCGCATGAAAGCCGAAGAAGCATGGCGCCCCTTCATGAGTGGCGACGTCGCCCATTCCGGCCCGCTCACATTTCCCTATCTTCGGGTCCGGGGCAATGTGGCCATCATTGGCGTCAATTCCGCGCGCGCCACCCTGCCCCTGATGGCCACAGGCTTTTTCCGCCGCACACAGGCCAGAGCCCTTGCAAAACTGCTGGATGAATGCAGGGAAAAGGGGCTGTTTCGCGTCGTCATGATTCACCATCCGCCGCTGCGCAGATCCACCCATTGGCACAAGAGGCTGATTGGCGGAGCACGCTTTCGCAAAACCCTCTCACGCCATGGCGCTGAACTGGTTCTGCACGGTCACACCCATCTCTTGACCAAGAAAACCGCCGCAGGCCCTGATGGACCGATCCCGGTTATCTGCGTTCCCAGCGCCTCGCAAGGGCTGGGCAACAGCCACAAGCCCCCCGCCCGCTTCAATCTGTTTGAAATTGACGGTGAGGCCGGCAACTGGACGTGCCGGCTGATCGAACGGGGCTATTCTTCTGAGGACAAGGTCATCAGCGAACTGGGCAACCAGATGCTGACGATCCCGAACGCCTAG
- a CDS encoding phage tail protein translates to MTTMSAISPTLTMAGLRAVFNASNDGLTAQITHIALGSSQYTPSGSETALKSEQARIPVAAGRYVDDYNIEVSALLDTDTGFTVAEVGLILEDGTLLAVWSNPDTPLAAYMVGVPIVLACYLAISQLPTDVLSFSGDVDLNLFFGTEFANIGISIMTLTTMQRVLSSDLAEIQTQVASLREMQKRFDALEILAVNNRSRIDALEA, encoded by the coding sequence ATGACAACCATGAGTGCCATCAGCCCGACTTTGACGATGGCCGGGCTCAGAGCGGTGTTCAATGCGTCCAACGATGGGCTGACCGCGCAAATCACCCATATCGCGCTTGGCTCAAGCCAATATACGCCCAGCGGTTCCGAGACCGCGCTGAAAAGTGAACAGGCTCGCATCCCGGTTGCAGCAGGTCGCTATGTTGATGATTACAACATTGAGGTTTCGGCATTGCTGGATACGGACACCGGCTTTACTGTGGCCGAGGTCGGGCTGATCCTCGAGGATGGCACCTTGCTGGCGGTTTGGTCTAATCCGGACACGCCACTGGCCGCCTATATGGTCGGGGTGCCGATCGTGCTGGCCTGTTATCTGGCGATCAGTCAATTGCCCACGGATGTGCTCAGCTTTTCCGGCGATGTGGATCTCAATCTCTTTTTCGGCACCGAGTTTGCCAATATCGGCATCTCAATCATGACGCTGACGACAATGCAGCGGGTGCTTAGTTCTGATCTGGCCGAGATCCAGACGCAGGTCGCGTCTCTGCGCGAGATGCAAAAGCGCTTTGATGCCCTCGAAATTTTGGCTGTTAACAATCGATCCCGCATCGATGCACTGGAGGCATAA
- a CDS encoding phage baseplate protein, whose protein sequence is MVHIDYLHWQHKVSLGAEGSWGEIVVGLDDLHQAVRTIVLMPKRSVPTEPEKFCDAVNYLDRPPAVAIPAIKREIWDAITKWEPRIVLSGIEAEVIDFAHYAVTISWYPVEAVVREIQRTSVQLQEAA, encoded by the coding sequence ATGGTGCATATCGATTATCTTCATTGGCAACATAAGGTCTCTCTGGGCGCTGAAGGCTCTTGGGGTGAGATTGTTGTTGGCCTTGATGATCTGCATCAGGCAGTACGGACCATTGTCCTGATGCCAAAACGTTCGGTGCCAACAGAGCCCGAGAAATTCTGCGACGCGGTGAATTATCTCGACCGACCGCCTGCTGTTGCCATTCCCGCCATCAAACGAGAAATCTGGGACGCCATCACCAAATGGGAACCCCGCATCGTGCTTTCCGGCATTGAGGCGGAAGTCATCGACTTTGCCCATTATGCGGTGACCATCAGCTGGTATCCGGTTGAAGCCGTCGTCAGGGAGATCCAGCGGACATCGGTCCAGTTGCAGGAGGCTGCGTAA
- a CDS encoding baseplate J/gp47 family protein, with protein sequence MASDLVKAYTAEELIARGAPQCFTTSSADWKELLVDWFENAEDGPQRTLYPAQYEQILIDLLSYGFSLLGQEGQIASKQRWLLFAEGEHLDVVAANNSTYRLKAAAATCDLQVTLNSAQAEDFYLPEGTIAVGGDYRFSTDEQLLIEAGQLSGTVGATAEDEGEDANGLIAGQINAFQASQDGVSVANITETEGGADEEDDDSLRMRAAYAHDRISKAGPKESYRQQVLAFSSAIVAVAVIRPEPGHIWIYLLLDSGVPSEDYCARVKCWLDPEDKRPQGDDVSVFPAEAVSFKVSGSALIEGDATSTQLDMEADLSDAAAIWQRSLGSYLALSALTVVARNNFTNLVDIELDLAGLVDRQLAPHQFGVVTDVDLTMVVSDD encoded by the coding sequence ATGGCCTCCGACCTGGTCAAAGCCTATACAGCTGAAGAGCTGATCGCCCGTGGCGCACCGCAATGTTTCACCACCAGTTCGGCTGATTGGAAAGAACTGCTGGTTGACTGGTTTGAAAATGCTGAAGACGGTCCGCAACGCACACTCTATCCGGCACAATATGAGCAGATCCTGATCGATCTTCTCTCTTATGGATTCTCGCTGCTTGGTCAGGAAGGGCAGATTGCTTCCAAGCAACGTTGGCTGCTCTTCGCCGAGGGGGAGCATCTGGATGTCGTTGCCGCCAACAATTCGACCTACCGGCTGAAGGCTGCTGCTGCCACTTGCGACTTGCAGGTTACCCTTAATAGCGCACAGGCTGAGGACTTCTACCTGCCCGAAGGCACAATTGCGGTGGGGGGCGACTATCGCTTCTCGACCGATGAGCAGTTACTGATCGAAGCCGGGCAATTGTCTGGTACCGTGGGAGCGACTGCTGAAGATGAAGGTGAAGACGCCAATGGCTTGATTGCTGGCCAGATCAACGCCTTTCAGGCGTCCCAAGATGGTGTCTCTGTTGCCAATATCACAGAGACAGAAGGTGGGGCTGATGAGGAGGACGATGATAGCCTTCGGATGCGTGCCGCCTATGCTCATGACCGGATTTCCAAAGCAGGGCCGAAAGAAAGCTATCGCCAGCAGGTTCTGGCATTCAGTTCCGCAATTGTTGCTGTCGCCGTCATTCGCCCCGAGCCGGGTCATATCTGGATTTATCTTTTGCTGGATAGCGGCGTTCCATCCGAAGACTACTGCGCTCGCGTGAAATGCTGGCTCGATCCTGAAGACAAGCGGCCTCAGGGTGATGATGTATCCGTTTTTCCTGCGGAAGCCGTCAGCTTCAAAGTTAGCGGATCGGCTTTGATTGAAGGAGATGCAACCAGCACCCAGCTAGATATGGAAGCGGACTTATCGGATGCGGCAGCCATCTGGCAACGGTCCCTCGGATCTTATCTTGCTCTATCGGCGCTCACCGTCGTTGCCCGGAACAATTTCACAAATCTGGTAGATATCGAGCTGGATTTGGCAGGTCTTGTAGATCGTCAGTTGGCCCCTCATCAGTTTGGTGTCGTGACGGACGTGGATTTGACCATGGTGGTGTCTGATGACTGA